ttctaggacagtgcaatCGCACGCCTCGACTCACAGGCTCCATCTAATCCTTTATTCTCTATAGCTTTTATTCATTGCGTTCTTAATCAACGTTTCTAAAAACAGTGGATAAATTGTTTTCAAACAAAActgtttatacaaatatttgactAAAGATTTCAAAAGAGAACTAATTTTTCCAACAATATATCTCTCTGTAGTATGGACCGTAAGTGCTAACAACTATCCCAAAAGCTCGTAACGATAGAAAAAACATATCTCTCGTACTTAAGAGCTCAACCACAGTATTTACGGATTTTGATATGACTAAACCTATCTTGGACGTTAGGGTTTATTATTTGGTATCTTGTCGCTAGGTTTATTGTGGATCGTAACTTTACTCAACTATTTAGTTTTATTAGGTTATCGTCGTGggacaaaaaaatgaatttattttagataataataGCCAACATGTAGCACTAGCTAGCAACATTTGTTACGACTGTGTCTAGGGCTAGTTTTCTTCTGATGGAGCTTCCCGTAGAGACAGAACTGAAAATCTTACTTCTGGTTGTACAGAATTTAGACTTTTCATTCAAATCCATGCctctaagccaaaatttttttttttcagaagttAGGCCATAAGTACAAGAGCACCTaaaatgtactttttttttttttttttaaaccatgTCAGGGACTTCCTGTCTAGTATAGTTTGCAGCAAAATTGTTCTTTGGTATGCCTTTTATGTTACCATAATTTAAGAAAGATTTAGcattcgtttggaattgcgaaaAGATTGCGTTaatgcggtgagaaagtacgatgaaaaaatatcctTACGTAATATTGCATTTCTTATATCACGATGAGTtaattacgatatattttctgcgatctCACCGGAGAATATAAAAGTATtttcctatatatttttattccaactttattatatataatagcgTCGGATGGATCTTAATATCAAAGTAGGCCACAGTAGATTGGTAGTTGGCACAATCTCTAAGACATGTTTTATTGACtcctagtatatatataatttgtctGTTTAGGTAAACAGAATCTAATTATGACTGAATTAGGTAATGCAAACTCAGAGAAAGTACGATCAGTCGCTTGTAGAATTATAATTTAGGACTGATTTTGATACCATGTTACGAGAAGTGGTCTTAAACCGCTCGGTTAAATGTGCTTTTTTGGTGCTCAAAGCTGAACAGCATTAGGACCAAAAAAGGAATTAGATTATGAATTAATTTGTTATACTTTGGTTGATCAAACATAACACTATTTACAGGTAAATAACGCGGGTGTCTCATTCAATGAGATCGGCAGCAACTCGGTGCAGCACGCAGAAACCGTGATGCGTACAAACTTCTACGGACCGAAGCGACTGATCGAAGTGCTCCTCCCTTTGTTCCGTCGATCGAACGCCGCGAGCAGAATACTCAACATTAGCTCTCAGCTTGGCCTTCTGAATGTAAGTGATCTCCCCTTTCCATAGAATGTGGTAAGTAAATGTTGCTCTAGTAGGACTACCACATTCTCAATTGGAGATAAATCAAGTAATTTGACCTTTTATTTTTGACCATTGTTTCATGATAGCATCCTCATATcatcactatatatattttttgtaaagcGACACTGTCAGAAAGTGCCGGAGCACACAATTCTTACAAGATCTGAACCCCATGAAGTTAGTTTGCTATTAATCAATCGTTGCTGACATAAAATTATGACTCGTGGTGGCTGCAGAAGCTCAGGAACAACACATGGAAAGCGCTTCTTGAGGATGAGGAGAGACTATCCGAAGCCGATATCGAGCAGATGGTGTCGCAGTTTCTTGACCAGGTGAAAGACGGGAGCTGGGAGGAGGGAGGGTGGCCGATGGTGTGGACGGATTACGCGGTGTCGAAGCTCGCGCTCAATGCCTACTCTAGGCTGCTGGCAAAGCAGCACGAGGGGCGCGCCCTCAGCGTGAACTGCTTCTGCCCCGGATTCACTCGCACCGCCATGACTCGCGGGCAGGGGAGTCGGACTGCTGAGGAGGCAGCAGACTTCGCTGCCATGCTCATGCTGCTTCCTCCTGATCAGTTGCCCACCGGAAAATTCTTTAAGTTGTCTACGCGTTCACCGTACTCGAAGTTGTAGGAATACTACATATTTGTGTCAAAAGCTGAAAAGCCAATTTAGATGTTCGAACAAGCGATAACCTTTAAATAAACTAAAACACTCTCAGCATTCATAGATAAAACTACTACCAACGAGTTTCTGTCCTAAGGCACACTGCATAGACAAACACATTTGTTTAGGCGAAGATACACAGTTTAAAGAAGAAATTAACAATGTTTCTAAGTCATTCGGAATTGAAAACCACATTCCTAATGATCGTATCATGATTTCCATATTTAACTACAGGACCTGGTTTGTATTAGTAATATTAATGTTGTGTTAGATCTTATCGTTAACAGAAAACATCAAAACCACACCATAAAAAAGCACTTTAAAAGACTATAGAAAGAAAGCAACACTGCCTGCACTTGAAGAATTGTCATCAGCATTAAAATTAAGTACCTCAGAAATTCTGTAGGGATACAAGAGTAAACATATGGATGCATGGGTTAAACCCTCTAATGTTTGATATGGAAGATTATATAAATGGTGCCTCAAAAATTAGGAGAAGAACAAAATGCCACTTGGCGCAAAATGCTAATTGTTGAAACATGGAATAAAACACCTCACTGGTAGAGAACCTAAAAGAATTTGATCACATCTCTATCTTTGATTATTGGAAAGCACGTAGAATGTGTAAAATTCACTCAGTCGATGGAGAGCAAGGATTTGACGCGACGAACTACATGAGGAAGGGAACTTATGCTGTCGTCAATTGCTTGGTTTACACAGGTCTCCAAGTCGTTCATGGCATCAGTTTTGATCTTCTGGAGTTTAGCTTGTTCAAACTTGTCTTGGCATACCATCAAAGACCGATTCATCCGTTCCTGAAGGGGGGGGGGGAAATGAGGAATACTGACTCGATCAGTATAGAAACTGAATTCTTTCATACAAGCCAGGGCAAAGCATGTCTAATGGTCGCAAAAGCATGAAGCTTGGAGTCATCACCCAAAAGAATGAACTAGAAAGATTCTTAAGACAAATAGTTGCATACACATGAAGAGAACATTGACTTTTCCAAGACTCCAATAGAGAATGTAAATCAGATATGATGCATTACATATTCGACATATTTGAGGCAAAGCCAACTTTCAcccatttaaaatttagaaagataATACTGAATGCAAGTACCATCCATTTCAATGGACACATCGAAGTAAATACGAAACAATCTGTATAACAATTCTTCGAGAAATTTGAGTTCACAGTCGGGCAGCATATATCTCAACTTAGTAATGATCAATTACATCAGTTGTCTTGTCTAGTTTTTCTGCTGTTATGCAAGAAAGTTGCATACAGAAGTGGGTATTCTGATAAACAAGGACAATTATAAAGCAATCGGCAACAACCAACGCTAAAGTATGCATATCCTATgaagtaaagaaataaaagataacTCCAAACATCCATGCGAAcacaaggaaagaaaagatatgAATACCTGAAATTTGGCCATCTCAGTTTCGACAAGATTGTTGGCATTGAGCACCGGAACACTGCAGTGCTCCACGCAGTTATTTATATCGTCCTGTTTTATCCTCCGGTCGAAACAATCGTACGCACACTTGAAGTAGGCTTGCTACAAATAACCATACATATACCAATGAAACACGATTGCGCAACAACATGCCAATAAATCTTTCTACCAATCCCCATAATCACCTCTAGATTAATTTGATACAGCTAAAGCAGGAACAAGGTATAAGACATTAGCAAAAGAAGAAACAAGGTACAagacattttgaaatagacccctcaAGTAATTTTCTTCTGATTGCGCCTCCTCAGCTTGTggttctttttattttagttatttccaGCACATAAActgaaaattttgtaaaatgtgATAgtgattttgttaaatttaactgTTTTGAACAACTTCTCAGCAGATGAAACTGCAAACTTCCTAATGGTTAACGGCTGACAACAAACAAAGCCATTAACTTTATCCAACCTCTGATACAACCATGCAAAATAACTCATATCAAAATCATATAAGgggtgccaaaaaaaaaaaaaaaaaatcgaatttgaGGGTCCATTCAAAAACCTCCAGACGTATTTACccattttttttcatcaatacACAGAACACAGATGGTAACTGATCAAAATAACACATAATGGAGTTGATCAAATCACAAAAAGGAGTAATTTTTACGAATATTAGTTACCTGGAGAGTGAAGTTGACGTGGTCTTGGACGGATGAGAGTTGGCTCTGCGCCGCCACGTTCACCTCCTCGAGCTTCTTCCTGATTCGCTCCGTTACGATTCGCTCCTCCCCCGCCGCTACGTGATCCATCTTCGAATCGCAAAAACCCTTCTCAACGATCGATCCCGAGGAGAACAAAGGGGTTTTTACTCCCTTGTTGCGTATCAAtctctgtttgtttccgtagaGAAAGGGGAAAAGGATAAAgggaggttttagggttttgagggtTTTTGTGGAGTAGCCACATGGGAGATAAATTTCCTAGACCCGTGCACCGCGACATCCTGGCCGTCCAAATCGGCCAATCCGATCCGTCTGATTTAacaattaataagaaaaagattAACGGATTAACGGATTTACTAACATGCGTTGTGTAAATAAAAACAAGTATTGTGGGGTGGCATGTGAGAATTAATACGAGAcgagataataataattatcatcaAATAAAGtaccattttatttattttagtgcactcgatttttagagagagagagagagagagagagagagaatggagtCGCCCGACCCGATATGCGGAGGAGTTCCCCCATTGGTCGCCTCCTTCGTCGACACCTTCGTTGACTACTGCGTTAGCGGCCTCTTCTTCCccactaaccctaaccctaaccctaacgctaaccctaaccctgatCCTCCCCCGACCCGTTTCCCCCCCGCTGCGCGCCTCGTCGCCATCGGGGACCTCCATGGTGACCTCCACAAGGCCCGCGAGGCCCTCTCCCTCGCCGGCCTCTCCgagccctcctcctccgccgccggcgcctCGCGGTGGTGCGGCGGCGCCACCGTCGCCGTCCCGGTCGCGACGTGCTCGAACGCGGCGCGCACCCGAGATCCCCTCCTCTACCTCCTCCAACCGCCTCAAGCTCGACGCCGGCGCGCCACGGCGGCGCCCTCGCCACCGTGCTATGGCAACCACGAGGTCATGAACGTCCGCCGTGCGACTTT
Above is a genomic segment from Ananas comosus cultivar F153 unplaced genomic scaffold, ASM154086v1, whole genome shotgun sequence containing:
- the LOC109703771 gene encoding (+)-neomenthol dehydrogenase-like, with the protein product MAVIALTRLEPKRLYHMCGLWKSDSPALVQGEKSTIVPSGVHKQALSEGSNPKGTFAEYVVNNAGVSFNEIGSNSVQHAETVMRTNFYGPKRLIEVLLPLFRRSNAASRILNISSQLGLLNKLRNNTWKALLEDEERLSEADIEQMVSQFLDQVKDGSWEEGGWPMVWTDYAVSKLALNAYSRLLAKQHEGRALSVNCFCPGFTRTAMTRGQGSRTAEEAADFAAMLMLLPPDQLPTGKFFKLSTRSPYSKL
- the LOC109703770 gene encoding protein FAM136A-like — its product is MDHVAAGEERIVTERIRKKLEEVNVAAQSQLSSVQDHVNFTLQQAYFKCAYDCFDRRIKQDDINNCVEHCSVPVLNANNLVETEMAKFQERMNRSLMVCQDKFEQAKLQKIKTDAMNDLETCVNQAIDDSISSLPHVVRRVKSLLSID